The Rhodothermales bacterium sequence AGCGTCTTTTCTGCAAACCAAATCCAGAATTTCCGGCGACATGGTGGCCTCGCTGAGACGCTCCACAGGAGCGTCTCTACATTGGCGCTGTTGACAATGTGATCAGGCGGGACCTTCACGGCACCCCCCACAGTCTCGTCGACTCCTCGAACACCGCCCAGGCAAACCAGAACGCCACATAGGCCTCGGCGATCGGCTCCAGCCGGCTGCCGGCAAGCTCTCCCTCCACGGCCCGGCCGTCTACCTCCCAGGTCGAACCTGTCGCCGTATCCTCGATCCTTCCCTCATGGACTTCAAAGACAATCGGGGCGCCGTTCAGGACGGGGCGGTAGGCCATCGCGGCCTTTTTGGCCGGGTCCCAGAACACAACCACCGGCTGCCCGTCCACCGTATCCGCGACGACCCGCATCGGCGAACCGTCATCCAGGAGGCCAAACGAGTAGGCGACGGCGTCCGCGCCCGGGATGCCCAGGACGCGCTCTTTCGGCGGCCGGCGGCCATCGATCGGCAGGGAAGGAACCAGAAGCCGCCGGTTGCTCTCGACTTCGTAATCGCCATACGGATACCCCGATTCCGCGTAGTTACGCCCGAAGCCCGTCTGCCCCGACAGGACCTCTGTATCGGGGTGTAGCGCCTGCCAGCCGGCCCAGGTCATTTCGATCACCGGCGCCATCTCCAGCCGGGTTCCGTCGCGCTCGCCGCAGCCGGCCTGGCGGTTCATCTGGGGCCAGAAGGATTCTTCCGTGTTCCGGTCGTACATCGTCAGGTTGCTCTGGAAGAGGAGGCCCGATACGCCGAACTCCGCGCCGCCGGCGGCCGTGCGGTCGAACGCCATGCTCGACCCCGTCAGCGGGCAGTAGGTGACGGCCAGCGGGGCGCCGGCGAGGTCCATGTTGACGATCTCGTGGTACCAGAGAATGTTATGGGGGATGGCGATGACGCGGTCGCCGGCGACAAGCCCGATCACCCGGCTGTCGTCGGATAAATACGTGGCCGATGGGGCCGATACAAACGCCGGGTTGGTGAGCGCCGGGATCCCGTCCTTGCCCACGCCGCCATCGCGCAGCAGGGAGAGATCGATGCTACAGGCTTCTTCGAGCGTGGGGCCGTCGTCGTTGCCGCCACTGTCGCAGCCGGCGAGGAAGAGAAGCAAGGATAGGAGGATGAAGTGCGAGCGCATCGTATTAAGGTATCGGTGATCAAGCTGTTAGGTGACTCTTGGTCATCCCGGCCAGTGGGGCGTTACGGAGGGGGAGGGTGAACGTTCTCGCCGCTATTGAGTAGAGGTCGTTCCTGGAGGGAGGAGTCGCCTGGGTTTCCACTCCTCCCCATTCCGTCAACGCTTCGCGCCGACGGGATTTGCCCCTCCTCGGATTGAGGAGGGGCCTTATCGAAAGCAAGGCCCAGTTTCGAAGATCAAACGTAGTATTCCACCTAATCAACCTGCAATCCTTCGGGTCCGTCGGCTTCGCCGCCGTCCCTCAGGACAGGCCTGCTAACCTGCCAACCTGCAACCTGCCAACCATTTTATGCCCATCCTCGCCCCATCCATTCTGTCGGCCGATTTCGCCCGGCTTGAGGCGCACGCCCGCGAGGCGGTGGTCGCCGGCGCGCAATGGCTGCATATCGACGTCATGGACGGC is a genomic window containing:
- a CDS encoding DUF3179 domain-containing protein produces the protein MRSHFILLSLLLFLAGCDSGGNDDGPTLEEACSIDLSLLRDGGVGKDGIPALTNPAFVSAPSATYLSDDSRVIGLVAGDRVIAIPHNILWYHEIVNMDLAGAPLAVTYCPLTGSSMAFDRTAAGGAEFGVSGLLFQSNLTMYDRNTEESFWPQMNRQAGCGERDGTRLEMAPVIEMTWAGWQALHPDTEVLSGQTGFGRNYAESGYPYGDYEVESNRRLLVPSLPIDGRRPPKERVLGIPGADAVAYSFGLLDDGSPMRVVADTVDGQPVVVFWDPAKKAAMAYRPVLNGAPIVFEVHEGRIEDTATGSTWEVDGRAVEGELAGSRLEPIAEAYVAFWFAWAVFEESTRLWGVP